The region TTTTTTGGCTTAAAAAAACTGATATTGTATTCTCCGTTAAATATCCTTGAATATAAAGTTTCGTTTGCATATGGCTCGTCATTCGATTCGCAAAGGGATTTATAATCTCTGTAAAGATCACTAAGTGATTTTCCTCCATCAATATATTCCCTAGATGAATCTTTTCGTATGTAATGGGATTCCATACGTGGTATTGATTCGATGTGTCGTCTTATACCCTGTCGAATAGACTCCGCAACTTTTTTATGGTTACAATGCTTACCTCTCATATCTTGTTTCAAGAAACCATCTTCAGACTTGGCAATCACAGTTCTTATAACACGATCATTAATATCTAATGTTGCTCTGAAAAAAGTTTTGCATACTCGAATAGTTTGTCCATcaacttcaaaataaaaactgtggTTAACTTTTCTGGGCTGAGCTTTACCGAAAAATCTGAATGCAGGGATGATCGGTTTAATAtgcttatgtataaaattgcgCTGTAGAGCCAAGTCTCCTAATTGCCAGtaacaatcaaatattttagttcTCATGGCATccgttatttttttagtacactctaatttgcatttttcacCACACGGAGGTTTTAAACAT is a window of Zerene cesonia ecotype Mississippi unplaced genomic scaffold, Zerene_cesonia_1.1 Zces_u204, whole genome shotgun sequence DNA encoding:
- the LOC119839431 gene encoding uncharacterized protein LOC119839431 — protein: MEQKQQPQPLANIETPGQSGCMIENDDQIPSTSKGILQRRMSLSSNSSSSTSDSSSSSSSSSGNSSSSSSNLSNSNEVFASLPSEQENVENEVSELAKSPIPKYTKKRKSCVDEWLTNKAKTMRNTGKPYTSRSKTRKNIPARCLKPPCGEKCKLECTKKITDAMRTKIFDCYWQLGDLALQRNFIHKHIKPIIPAFRFFGKAQPRKVNHSFYFEVDGQTIRVCKTFFRATLDINDRVIRTVIAKSEDGFLKQDMRGKHCNHKKVAESIRQGIRRHIESIPRMESHYIRKDSSREYIDGGKSLSDLYRDYKSLCESNDEPYANETLYSRIFNGEYNISFFKP